The following proteins come from a genomic window of Streptomyces sp. NBC_00539:
- a CDS encoding NAD(P)/FAD-dependent oxidoreductase codes for MTSDRRVVVIGGGLAGLRCAARLTAGGAAAVTVLGEEPHVPYNRVLLAEILAGRYAPEVIGLPDPGPALRRGVRAVRVDRADRTVHCDDGAVLGYDTLVLATGSNPVLPPLRGLFEPDGRELPEGVHAFRTMDDCLALSAAVRPGLRAVVIGGGLLGVSAARALAARGAQVVLAQQAERLMERQLDAAASALLGAHLTALGIEIHTECRVRGLTKAAAPRPGAGTRVTGVELADGYRLDAELVVLACGVRPRTGLARAAGLEVRGGIVVDDGLRTSDPRIHAIGDCAEHDGRVYGLAGAALEQADALAAALTGTGGPAGTYTGTRALTRLTLTPGDGAGGLPGGSAPLDLAAFGEPTPLPGDDVIRLADATRRTYRQVVVRGDRLVGGVLLGELSTVGALARSWEDGAALTDFSHLLTDDGGS; via the coding sequence ATGACTTCGGATCGGCGTGTGGTGGTGATCGGCGGCGGCCTGGCCGGCCTGCGGTGCGCGGCGCGGCTGACCGCCGGCGGTGCCGCGGCGGTCACGGTGCTCGGCGAGGAGCCGCACGTCCCGTACAACCGCGTGCTGCTGGCCGAGATCCTGGCCGGCCGGTACGCCCCCGAGGTGATCGGGCTCCCGGACCCGGGCCCGGCGCTGCGCCGGGGCGTGCGCGCGGTCCGCGTCGACCGCGCCGACCGGACGGTGCACTGCGACGACGGGGCGGTGCTCGGGTACGACACCCTCGTCCTGGCCACCGGCTCGAACCCGGTCCTTCCGCCGCTGCGCGGCCTGTTCGAGCCGGACGGCCGGGAACTGCCCGAGGGCGTGCACGCGTTCCGCACCATGGACGACTGCCTGGCCCTTTCCGCGGCCGTACGCCCCGGCCTGCGCGCCGTGGTGATCGGCGGCGGTCTCCTCGGGGTCTCGGCGGCCCGCGCACTCGCCGCCCGGGGCGCCCAGGTGGTGCTCGCACAGCAGGCCGAGCGACTGATGGAACGCCAGCTGGACGCGGCTGCCTCGGCCCTGCTGGGCGCCCACCTCACGGCTCTCGGCATCGAGATCCACACCGAGTGCCGGGTGCGCGGCCTGACCAAGGCCGCGGCCCCCCGCCCCGGGGCCGGAACCCGGGTCACCGGCGTGGAACTCGCCGACGGCTACCGGCTCGACGCCGAGCTCGTGGTGCTCGCCTGCGGGGTGCGCCCGCGCACCGGACTGGCGCGGGCCGCCGGGCTGGAGGTGCGGGGCGGCATCGTCGTGGACGACGGCCTGCGCACCAGCGACCCCCGCATCCACGCCATCGGCGACTGCGCCGAGCACGACGGCCGGGTGTACGGGCTGGCCGGGGCCGCACTGGAGCAGGCCGACGCCCTGGCGGCCGCCCTGACCGGGACCGGCGGCCCCGCCGGCACCTACACCGGCACCCGCGCGCTGACCCGGCTCACCCTCACCCCCGGCGACGGCGCCGGCGGCCTCCCCGGCGGCAGCGCGCCCCTGGACCTCGCCGCCTTCGGGGAGCCGACCCCGCTGCCCGGTGACGACGTCATCCGCCTCGCCGACGCCACCCGCCGGACCTACCGACAGGTCGTCGTCCGCGGCGACCGCCTGGTCGGCGGGGTCCTCCTCGGCGAACTGTCCACCGTGGGCGCCCTGGCCCGCTCATGGGAGGACGGGGCCGCCCTGACCGACTTCTCGCACCTGCTCACCGACGACGGAGGCTCCTGA
- a CDS encoding class F sortase: protein MVGTSGIAGRGGLLALAACVGIWLVSSGSGESVGPPLPSPAEALSALSGQASYAGSIAPLPGSPPTRIRIPSIRVDAPLTGLGLQADGSLEVPPPARRDLAGWYRDGTTPGATGTALIAGHVDHATGPAVFYHLGALRRGATIEVARADGRTAVFTVHAVEVYDARAFPDSRVYGPSPRAELRVITCGGAFSPRTGYEGNVVVFAHLTGTY, encoded by the coding sequence ATGGTGGGCACCTCCGGCATCGCCGGCCGCGGCGGGCTCCTGGCCCTCGCCGCCTGCGTGGGCATCTGGCTCGTGAGCAGCGGCTCGGGGGAGAGCGTCGGGCCGCCGCTGCCGTCCCCCGCCGAGGCGCTGAGCGCGCTCAGCGGCCAGGCCTCGTACGCCGGGAGCATCGCCCCGCTGCCCGGCTCCCCGCCCACCCGGATCCGGATCCCGTCGATCCGCGTGGACGCCCCGCTCACCGGGCTGGGGCTACAGGCCGACGGCAGCCTCGAAGTCCCGCCGCCCGCCCGGCGCGACCTCGCGGGCTGGTACCGCGACGGCACCACTCCCGGCGCCACCGGCACCGCCCTGATCGCGGGCCACGTCGACCACGCCACCGGCCCGGCCGTCTTCTACCACCTGGGCGCGCTGCGCCGCGGGGCCACGATCGAGGTGGCGCGCGCGGACGGACGCACGGCCGTGTTCACCGTCCACGCCGTCGAGGTGTACGACGCCAGGGCCTTCCCCGACTCCCGGGTGTACGGGCCCTCGCCGCGCGCCGAGCTGCGCGTGATCACCTGCGGGGGCGCCTTCTCACCCCGCACCGGCTACGAGGGGAACGTCGTCGTCTTCGCCCACCTGACGGGGACGTACTAG
- the nirB gene encoding nitrite reductase large subunit NirB, whose product MAAVPPTPGPAPAAGPALVLVGHGMVGQRYLEALAERGITSTHRVTVLCEEPRPAYDRVHLTSYFSGSTPEDLSLTPDGFMARHGIDLHLGDPAETIDRGARTVTSRSGRVFPYDVLVLATGSYPFVPPVPGKEAPGCFVYRTIEDLLAIEAYGKGRSSGAVVGGGLLGLEAAGALQGLGLATRVVEFAPRLMPVQVDDGGGAALLRTIEAMGLSVHTGVGTQEVLTGEDGSVSGMRLSDGSTVPADLVVFSAGVRPRDQLARDAGLTVGERGGIAVDARCRTSDPRVYAIGECAMAVDGRVYGLVAPGYEMAETAADDLLGREREFTGADLSTKLKLLGVDVASFGDAHGATPDCLDVVYSDSRSGVYKKLVVSPDGVLLGGVLVGDADAYGLLRPLTGSVPPVLPEQLVLPAGIGPAAQLGPSALPDTAVICSCHNVTKKEITAFTSLPEVKKCTKAGTGCGGCLKVIGQLLPAAADKGLCGCFPYTRAELYEIVHTRRLTSYREILDGHGRDEARGGEGCEVCKPAVASIIASLAATLGASGYVLDGEQAALQDTNDHFLANMQRNGSYSVVPRIPGGEITPDKLIVIGEVARDFGLYTKITGGQRIDLFGAAVDQLPRIWARLVDAGFESGHAYGKALRTVKSCVGQTWCRYGVQDSVRMAIDLELRYRGLRAPHKLKSAVSGCTRECAEAQSKDFGVIATANGWNLYVGGNGGASPRHADLLAQDLSDAELVRLIDRFLMFYIRTADRLERTSTWLERLEGGLDHLRDVIVHDSLGLCAELESLMADHVAHYRDEWAETLQDPERLRRFVSFVNAPGAPDPSVRFVPERDQVKPDLTVLTLEPVGGNR is encoded by the coding sequence ATGGCCGCAGTCCCGCCCACCCCCGGACCCGCCCCCGCGGCCGGCCCCGCCCTCGTGCTCGTCGGCCACGGCATGGTCGGCCAGCGCTACCTGGAGGCCCTCGCCGAGCGCGGGATCACCTCCACGCACCGCGTCACCGTCCTGTGCGAGGAGCCCCGGCCCGCCTACGACCGGGTCCACCTGACCTCCTACTTCTCCGGCAGCACCCCCGAGGACCTGTCGCTGACCCCGGACGGGTTCATGGCCCGGCACGGGATCGACCTGCACCTGGGCGACCCCGCGGAGACCATCGACCGCGGCGCCCGCACCGTCACCTCCCGCTCCGGGCGGGTGTTCCCGTACGACGTCCTCGTGCTGGCGACCGGCAGCTACCCCTTCGTGCCGCCCGTGCCCGGCAAGGAGGCCCCCGGCTGCTTCGTGTACCGCACCATCGAGGACCTCCTCGCGATCGAGGCGTACGGGAAGGGCCGCAGCAGCGGGGCCGTCGTGGGCGGCGGACTCCTCGGGCTGGAGGCCGCGGGCGCCCTGCAAGGGCTGGGGCTGGCCACCCGGGTCGTGGAGTTCGCCCCCCGGCTGATGCCCGTCCAGGTCGACGACGGGGGCGGCGCCGCGCTGCTGCGGACCATCGAGGCCATGGGCCTGAGCGTCCACACCGGCGTCGGCACCCAGGAGGTCCTCACCGGCGAGGACGGCTCGGTGAGCGGGATGCGCCTTTCCGACGGCTCGACCGTCCCCGCCGACCTGGTCGTCTTCTCCGCCGGTGTCCGCCCCCGCGACCAGCTCGCCCGCGACGCCGGCCTCACCGTCGGCGAACGGGGCGGGATCGCCGTCGACGCCCGCTGCCGCACCTCCGACCCCCGCGTGTACGCCATCGGCGAATGCGCGATGGCCGTCGACGGCCGGGTCTACGGCCTGGTCGCCCCCGGCTACGAGATGGCCGAGACGGCCGCCGACGACCTGCTGGGCCGCGAGCGGGAGTTCACCGGAGCCGACCTGTCCACCAAGCTCAAGCTGCTCGGCGTGGACGTGGCGTCCTTCGGCGATGCCCACGGAGCCACCCCCGACTGCCTCGACGTCGTCTACTCCGACTCCCGTTCCGGCGTCTACAAGAAGCTGGTCGTCTCCCCCGACGGCGTACTGCTCGGCGGTGTCCTCGTCGGTGACGCCGATGCCTACGGGCTGCTGCGGCCGCTCACCGGCAGCGTTCCGCCGGTCCTGCCCGAGCAGCTGGTGCTGCCCGCGGGCATCGGGCCGGCCGCACAGCTCGGCCCGTCCGCGCTGCCCGACACGGCGGTGATCTGCTCCTGCCACAACGTCACCAAGAAGGAGATCACCGCCTTCACCTCCCTCCCCGAGGTCAAGAAGTGCACCAAGGCCGGCACCGGCTGCGGCGGCTGCCTCAAGGTGATCGGGCAGTTGCTGCCCGCCGCCGCCGACAAGGGGCTGTGCGGCTGCTTCCCGTACACCCGCGCCGAGCTGTACGAGATCGTCCACACCCGCCGCCTGACCTCGTACCGGGAGATCCTCGACGGCCACGGGCGCGACGAGGCCCGCGGCGGCGAGGGCTGCGAGGTCTGCAAGCCCGCGGTCGCCTCGATCATCGCCTCGCTCGCCGCGACGCTGGGCGCGAGCGGATACGTCCTGGACGGGGAGCAGGCCGCCCTCCAGGACACCAACGACCACTTCCTGGCGAACATGCAGCGCAACGGCTCGTACTCGGTCGTCCCCCGGATCCCGGGCGGCGAGATCACCCCCGACAAGCTCATCGTGATCGGCGAGGTGGCCCGCGACTTCGGCCTCTACACGAAGATCACCGGGGGGCAGCGGATCGACCTCTTCGGGGCCGCGGTCGACCAGCTCCCGCGCATCTGGGCACGGCTGGTGGACGCCGGGTTCGAGTCCGGGCACGCCTACGGGAAGGCGCTGCGCACGGTGAAGTCCTGCGTGGGCCAGACGTGGTGCCGCTACGGCGTGCAGGACAGCGTGCGCATGGCCATCGACCTGGAGCTGCGCTACCGGGGCCTGCGCGCCCCGCACAAGCTGAAGTCGGCGGTGTCCGGCTGCACCCGCGAATGCGCGGAGGCGCAGAGCAAGGACTTCGGCGTCATCGCCACGGCGAACGGCTGGAACCTGTACGTCGGCGGCAACGGCGGGGCCAGCCCGCGCCACGCCGACCTGCTCGCCCAGGACCTGTCGGACGCCGAACTGGTCCGTCTCATCGACCGGTTCCTCATGTTCTACATCCGCACCGCCGACCGGCTGGAGCGGACCTCGACCTGGCTGGAGCGGCTGGAGGGCGGGCTGGACCACCTGCGGGACGTGATCGTGCACGACTCGCTCGGCCTGTGCGCGGAGCTGGAGTCGCTGATGGCCGACCACGTCGCCCACTACCGCGACGAGTGGGCCGAAACCCTCCAGGACCCCGAGCGGCTGCGCCGGTTCGTGTCCTTCGTCAACGCGCCCGGCGCCCCGGACCCCAGCGTGCGGTTCGTGCCGGAACGCGACCAGGTCAAGCCCGACCTGACCGTACTGACCCTTGAGCCCGTGGGAGGCAACCGGTGA
- a CDS encoding sulfite exporter TauE/SafE family protein: MPDISTTMIIVLCVAAAAAGWIDAVVGGGGLLLLPALLLGLPHTPPAAVLGTNKAVAIVGTTGAAVTYVRKAPVDVKLAVRIGLAALAGSMGGAALAGGISKDAMRPLIMAVLVVVAAVVIFKPGFGAAASTAPVSRRRVLLAIGLAGLGIGFYDGLIGPGTGTFLVLALTALLHLDLVTASATAKIVNCCTNAGALAMFAYQGMVLWQLAALMAAFNLAGGMIGARMALTKGSAFVRTVLLTVVGALVVKLGIEQWG, from the coding sequence GTGCCTGACATATCAACCACGATGATCATCGTGCTCTGCGTGGCCGCCGCGGCGGCCGGCTGGATCGACGCGGTGGTCGGGGGCGGCGGACTGCTGCTCCTGCCCGCCCTGCTGCTCGGTCTTCCGCACACGCCCCCCGCCGCCGTCCTCGGCACCAACAAGGCGGTGGCCATCGTCGGCACCACCGGGGCGGCCGTGACGTACGTCCGCAAGGCACCGGTGGACGTGAAGCTCGCCGTCCGCATCGGCCTGGCCGCGCTCGCCGGTTCGATGGGCGGCGCCGCGCTGGCCGGGGGGATCAGCAAGGACGCCATGCGCCCGCTGATCATGGCGGTACTGGTGGTCGTCGCCGCGGTGGTGATCTTCAAGCCCGGTTTCGGCGCGGCCGCGTCCACCGCGCCCGTCAGCCGACGCCGCGTGCTGCTCGCCATCGGCCTGGCGGGACTGGGCATCGGCTTCTACGACGGACTCATCGGGCCCGGCACCGGCACCTTCCTGGTCCTCGCCCTCACCGCGCTGCTCCACCTCGACCTGGTGACCGCCTCCGCCACCGCCAAGATCGTCAACTGCTGCACGAACGCCGGGGCGCTCGCGATGTTCGCGTACCAGGGGATGGTGCTGTGGCAACTGGCGGCCCTGATGGCGGCTTTCAACCTGGCCGGCGGCATGATCGGGGCCCGGATGGCGCTCACCAAGGGCAGCGCGTTCGTCCGGACGGTGCTGCTGACGGTGGTCGGCGCGCTGGTGGTCAAGCTCGGCATCGAGCAGTGGGGCTGA